One genomic region from Sulfuriflexus mobilis encodes:
- a CDS encoding porin, translated as MKYPVLLRQSIVLTALTTTGLVHAAAGPAPTIEELWTVIQAQQKQLEALKAKAQQTEEKVEATGEILEQQVASSGGHGGSGKTTIGGYGELHYNNLEAGDGTDTKEIDLHRFVVYFGHEFNERTRFVSELEVEHGGVEADGSPLDGEVEVEQAYVEFDINDEVSAKGGVFLLPVGIINETHEPPTFYGVERNPVESVIVPATWWAGGAAVTGNFANGLSADLALHSGLQIPTTGSSAFRIRSGRQKISNANANDLAMTGRLKYTGIPGLELSGSVHYQNDISQVSGDGADEATLLEAHAIWNRGPFTAKALYASWDIDGDAVEAADADKQDGYYVEGSYKLTKEFGVFARFNDVDGVRVQDEFDQVDVGFNWWPHEDVVIKVDYMDRENDNDSDRDVDGFNVGIGYQF; from the coding sequence ATGAAATACCCAGTTTTATTACGCCAGAGTATCGTGCTGACGGCACTGACGACGACCGGACTGGTACACGCCGCAGCCGGACCGGCCCCCACTATTGAGGAATTGTGGACCGTTATTCAGGCTCAGCAAAAACAGCTTGAGGCACTGAAGGCCAAGGCGCAGCAGACTGAAGAAAAGGTTGAGGCGACGGGTGAAATACTCGAGCAGCAGGTCGCCAGCAGCGGTGGTCACGGTGGCAGCGGCAAGACCACGATCGGTGGCTACGGTGAACTGCATTACAATAACCTTGAAGCCGGTGATGGCACCGATACCAAGGAAATCGACCTGCACCGTTTTGTTGTGTATTTTGGTCACGAATTCAATGAACGTACTCGCTTCGTTTCCGAACTCGAAGTCGAACACGGTGGGGTGGAGGCCGATGGCAGCCCGCTCGATGGCGAAGTCGAGGTGGAACAGGCCTATGTCGAGTTTGATATTAATGATGAGGTCAGCGCCAAGGGCGGTGTCTTCCTGCTGCCCGTGGGTATTATCAATGAGACCCATGAGCCACCGACCTTCTATGGTGTAGAGCGTAACCCCGTAGAAAGCGTCATTGTTCCGGCGACCTGGTGGGCCGGTGGTGCCGCGGTCACCGGTAATTTTGCCAACGGACTCAGCGCCGACCTGGCCCTGCACTCCGGCCTGCAGATCCCGACCACGGGTAGCAGTGCCTTCCGCATTCGCAGTGGCCGTCAGAAAATTTCTAATGCCAATGCCAATGACCTCGCCATGACCGGTCGCCTGAAATATACCGGCATCCCCGGGCTCGAACTGTCCGGCTCGGTTCATTACCAGAACGATATCAGCCAGGTCAGTGGCGACGGTGCCGACGAGGCCACCCTGCTCGAGGCCCACGCCATCTGGAACCGCGGCCCGTTTACCGCCAAGGCCCTGTATGCGAGCTGGGATATCGACGGTGATGCCGTTGAAGCCGCCGACGCTGACAAGCAGGATGGCTACTATGTCGAGGGTAGTTACAAACTGACCAAGGAATTCGGGGTCTTTGCGCGCTTTAATGATGTTGATGGTGTCCGTGTTCAGGACGAGTTCGACCAGGTCGATGTCGGTTTCAACTGGTGGCCGCATGAAGATGTCGTCATCAAGGTCGACTACATGGATCGTGAAAACGATAACGACAGTGATCGTGACGTGGATGGGTTTAATGTTGGCATCGGCTATCAATTCTAA
- a CDS encoding FMN-binding protein, protein MIRILGLLLISLLPITSSARGVYQEPTAFINEVFAGKPPAVSRLWLTGTLKEDASEILGHPPASLRLRYWGQARRTAWVLEEIGKEKPITVGIVINANRIERIKVLIFRESRGWEVRHDFFTAQFSNIGLQADRDLDKPIDGISGATLSVRALKKLSRLALYLHQHTPFAHDAP, encoded by the coding sequence ATGATTCGCATACTTGGCCTGTTACTCATTAGTCTGCTGCCAATAACAAGCTCGGCACGTGGTGTCTACCAGGAACCGACTGCGTTTATTAATGAGGTCTTCGCCGGCAAGCCGCCGGCGGTCAGTCGTCTCTGGCTAACCGGGACATTGAAAGAGGATGCCAGCGAAATCCTTGGTCACCCACCCGCCAGCCTGCGCCTGCGCTACTGGGGCCAGGCCAGGCGCACGGCCTGGGTATTGGAGGAAATTGGCAAGGAAAAACCGATTACCGTCGGTATTGTCATAAATGCAAATCGCATAGAGCGTATTAAGGTATTAATTTTCAGAGAAAGTCGTGGCTGGGAAGTTCGTCATGACTTTTTTACCGCGCAATTCAGCAATATTGGTTTGCAAGCTGATCGCGACTTGGACAAGCCCATTGATGGTATCAGTGGCGCAACCCTGTCGGTGCGTGCCCTGAAAAAATTATCACGCCTTGCATTGTATCTCCATCAACACACACCGTTCGCCCATGACGCGCCATAA
- a CDS encoding PepSY domain-containing protein, which translates to MTRHKHKKPFAIKLRSLYLWHRYIGLSVALLTVILAVSGLMLNHTDRLGLDRQHVASEWLLDWYGIEAPARLSSYPVAQEHVSLVEDRLYLGQRVLPGHYTQLVGVLSFDKLIIIAVDQQLLIATSGGEIVERIGEVEGLPAAPLAIGRLGNRQLALRTADGIYLTNVEFTAWQAGSLAPTDIDWSTPGTLPDKLGQTLRRHYQQSTLPVERVVLDIHSGRILGSFGVYLMDIAAILLIILAASGSLIWAQQLHKRLTHRNKKTGN; encoded by the coding sequence ATGACGCGCCATAAACATAAAAAACCGTTCGCCATAAAACTACGCTCGTTATATTTGTGGCACCGGTATATCGGCCTGAGTGTTGCACTACTGACAGTCATCCTGGCTGTCAGCGGGCTGATGTTAAACCACACTGACCGGCTTGGACTTGATCGACAGCATGTCGCATCTGAATGGTTGCTCGACTGGTATGGCATTGAGGCGCCCGCGAGGCTGTCCAGCTACCCGGTTGCACAAGAGCATGTCAGCCTGGTTGAAGACCGTCTCTACCTGGGGCAACGTGTCCTGCCGGGTCATTACACCCAGCTTGTCGGTGTGCTGTCTTTTGACAAACTGATCATCATCGCCGTCGATCAACAACTGCTCATCGCAACCAGCGGGGGCGAGATCGTTGAGCGTATCGGTGAGGTTGAAGGCCTGCCGGCAGCACCACTGGCCATTGGCCGGCTTGGCAACCGGCAACTCGCCCTGCGCACCGCAGACGGGATTTATCTGACCAATGTGGAATTTACGGCCTGGCAAGCTGGCAGCCTGGCCCCGACGGATATCGACTGGTCAACCCCTGGTACTTTGCCCGACAAACTGGGGCAAACACTCCGACGCCATTACCAGCAAAGCACTTTGCCAGTCGAACGGGTTGTCCTGGATATTCACAGTGGCCGGATTCTCGGCAGTTTCGGTGTTTATCTGATGGATATAGCCGCCATCCTGCTAATCATACTGGCTGCCTCCGGCAGCCTGATCTGGGCGCAACAACTACACAAGCGCCTGACACACCGCAATAAAAAAACCGGCAATTAA
- a CDS encoding DUF5063 domain-containing protein: protein MANETTQQMADLAERFCQLVESFDEKAVEPWLVDMSVLLPQLEEAVSALGHNQDMSVYESSTDYDERFELFTQLYKALGERDGYNYEYDGLEGQRLSGSLADDITDIYFDLKRGLKLLDNNPQLAARDWQHSYEFHWRHHLIDAERQLNPAASTLSH, encoded by the coding sequence ATGGCGAATGAGACAACACAGCAAATGGCAGACCTGGCAGAGCGTTTTTGCCAATTGGTCGAGTCTTTCGATGAAAAGGCTGTTGAGCCATGGTTAGTCGATATGTCGGTCTTGTTACCCCAATTGGAAGAGGCCGTGAGCGCGCTGGGTCATAACCAGGATATGTCGGTTTATGAATCGAGCACCGATTACGATGAGCGCTTTGAGTTATTTACCCAACTCTATAAGGCCCTGGGTGAGCGTGATGGCTACAATTATGAATATGACGGCCTCGAAGGACAGCGTCTCTCCGGCAGCCTCGCCGATGACATCACCGATATTTATTTCGATCTGAAACGCGGCCTGAAGTTGCTGGATAACAACCCGCAGCTGGCGGCGCGTGACTGGCAGCACAGTTATGAATTTCACTGGCGGCATCACCTGATCGATGCCGAACGTCAGCTCAACCCGGCGGCCTCGACCCTGAGCCACTAG
- a CDS encoding peroxiredoxin — translation MSTGYFLPIGLFLLALLLLAILVLRSAPASAGPVVGEDAPAFDLLDQNSQRQRLEDYRGQWLVLYFYPKDDTPGCTAEACQFRDEYYRIKALGAVVMGVSLDDLASHKAFAAKYHLPFSLLADGEKKFAAAYGVLSGFGPIKFARRQSFIIDPQGRIARHYARVSPRQHAGEILRDLQALQKQSVKTGH, via the coding sequence ATGAGCACGGGTTATTTTCTCCCTATTGGGCTGTTCCTATTAGCCTTGCTATTGCTGGCCATACTGGTATTGCGCAGCGCCCCGGCCAGTGCCGGCCCGGTGGTGGGCGAGGACGCACCAGCCTTTGACCTGCTGGACCAAAACAGCCAGCGTCAACGTCTTGAAGATTATCGCGGCCAGTGGCTGGTGCTGTATTTCTACCCGAAAGACGATACCCCCGGCTGTACCGCCGAGGCCTGCCAGTTTCGTGATGAGTATTACCGGATTAAGGCACTTGGCGCCGTGGTCATGGGTGTGAGCCTGGATGATCTAGCCTCACACAAGGCCTTTGCCGCCAAGTACCACCTGCCGTTTTCACTGCTGGCCGATGGTGAGAAAAAATTTGCCGCCGCCTATGGCGTGCTCAGTGGTTTTGGTCCTATCAAGTTTGCCCGTCGGCAGAGCTTTATTATTGACCCGCAAGGGCGTATCGCCCGCCACTATGCTCGCGTCAGCCCCCGACAGCATGCCGGTGAAATCCTCAGGGATTTACAGGCCTTGCAAAAACAGTCTGTTAAAACAGGGCATTAG
- a CDS encoding rubredoxin gives MKTYMCVICGFIYDEEQGYPQEGIAAGTKWEDVPPNWKCPECGAGKEDFEMVAI, from the coding sequence ATGAAGACCTATATGTGCGTGATTTGCGGGTTTATCTACGATGAGGAACAGGGTTATCCCCAGGAAGGGATTGCCGCAGGCACCAAGTGGGAAGACGTACCGCCGAACTGGAAGTGCCCGGAATGTGGTGCCGGCAAGGAAGACTTTGAAATGGTGGCAATTTAA
- the thiD gene encoding bifunctional hydroxymethylpyrimidine kinase/phosphomethylpyrimidine kinase produces MSRQQASPIILCFSGHDPIGGAGIQADIEAIAAQSAHAATLITALTVQDTRNVQRIEPVAAETLREAASAVLKDLPVAAFKIGLLGSAEIAQTVANIIRQHPGIPLVLDPVLAAGGGKKLSDDRLLEVMRKQLLPLATLLTPNSLEARQLSGEEDLDLAAQQLLSMGCKNVLITGTHEATDRVYNTLYTAAGQQVFESERLPGDYHGSGCTLAATLAARLALGEEATSACHHALAYTEHCLRRAHSPGHGQSLPGRIKKDHEQNAIEDLNPDKDL; encoded by the coding sequence ATGTCACGACAGCAAGCCAGCCCCATCATCCTGTGTTTTTCCGGCCATGACCCGATTGGTGGTGCGGGTATACAGGCCGACATTGAGGCGATCGCCGCACAAAGTGCCCATGCCGCAACCCTGATCACCGCATTGACCGTGCAGGATACGCGTAATGTGCAACGCATCGAGCCGGTCGCTGCCGAAACCTTGCGCGAGGCCGCCAGTGCCGTGCTCAAGGACCTGCCCGTTGCCGCCTTCAAGATCGGCCTGCTCGGCAGTGCCGAGATTGCGCAGACCGTCGCCAATATCATCCGTCAGCACCCCGGTATCCCACTGGTGTTGGACCCGGTGCTGGCCGCCGGCGGTGGCAAGAAGCTGAGCGATGACAGGCTGCTCGAGGTGATGCGTAAGCAGCTACTGCCCCTGGCGACCCTGCTGACACCGAACAGCCTCGAGGCACGCCAGCTGAGCGGGGAGGAAGACCTCGACCTGGCGGCACAACAACTCCTCAGCATGGGTTGTAAAAACGTACTCATCACCGGTACTCACGAAGCGACCGACCGAGTATATAACACCCTGTATACTGCTGCGGGCCAGCAGGTGTTTGAGTCCGAACGTCTGCCCGGCGATTACCACGGCTCCGGCTGTACCCTGGCCGCCACTCTCGCCGCCCGTCTGGCGCTGGGCGAAGAGGCCACCTCCGCCTGTCACCATGCCCTTGCCTATACCGAACACTGCCTGCGCCGTGCCCATTCACCCGGGCACGGCCAGTCGTTACCGGGGCGTATTAAAAAAGACCATGAACAGAATGCTATTGAAGATTTAAACCCTGACAAAGACTTATGA
- the thiE gene encoding thiamine phosphate synthase, which translates to MTKNTLKGLYVITDDQLSGEHLLTHVQQALAGGARLVQYRNKTGSEAVREHTARAVLELCREQRVPLLINDDIELAAKIGADGVHLGQDDGRVTAARKRLGSGAIIGVTCHASLALAQTAEGEGASYVAFGRFFDSQTKPEAPSAELDILREARAALDIPLCAIGGITPDNAPALLEAGADLLAVIYGVFGQPDVAAAAERYTQLFNFE; encoded by the coding sequence ATGACTAAAAATACTCTTAAAGGCCTGTATGTCATCACTGATGATCAACTCAGCGGTGAGCACTTACTGACACACGTGCAACAGGCGCTGGCCGGCGGCGCCCGCCTCGTCCAGTACCGCAACAAGACCGGCAGCGAGGCCGTGCGTGAACACACAGCGCGTGCCGTGCTCGAACTGTGCCGTGAACAGCGCGTGCCCTTGTTGATCAATGATGATATCGAACTCGCTGCGAAGATCGGTGCCGACGGCGTGCACCTCGGCCAGGATGATGGCCGGGTCACGGCGGCGCGCAAGCGATTGGGGAGTGGCGCCATCATCGGCGTGACCTGCCACGCCTCGCTGGCACTGGCGCAGACGGCAGAGGGTGAAGGCGCCAGTTACGTGGCCTTTGGCCGCTTCTTTGACTCGCAGACCAAGCCCGAGGCCCCGTCCGCCGAGCTGGACATCCTGCGCGAGGCCCGGGCCGCACTGGATATCCCCCTCTGCGCCATCGGTGGCATCACGCCCGACAACGCCCCGGCCCTGCTCGAGGCCGGCGCCGACCTGCTGGCCGTGATCTATGGCGTCTTTGGCCAGCCGGATGTTGCCGCCGCCGCAGAACGTTACACACAACTATTCAATTTCGAGTAA
- the hemL gene encoding glutamate-1-semialdehyde 2,1-aminomutase has product MSRSHDLFVAAQQHIPGGVNSPVRAFKGVGGDPVFFKRAKGAYLFDEDDKQYIDYVASWGPAILGHAQPDVIKAVQQAAENGLSFGAPTAIETEMANTLCEIVPSMDMVRMVSSGTEATMSAIRLARGYTGRDKIVKFEGCYHGHADSLLVKAGSGMLTLGVPTSPGVPAGLANHTITLTYNDIEQVKQVFSEIGDQIACIIVEPVAGNMNCIPPLPGFLEGLREVCDAHDSVLILDEVMTGFRVSLGGAQGYYNITPDLTTLGKVVGGGMPVGAFGGKKAIMEHIAPLGPVYQAGTLSGNPIAMAAGLKTLQLISEPGFYDALAAKVDKLVSGIMAAAKNAGVPMTENHVGGMFGLFFTDADKVSNFAQTSECDVERFQKFFHGMLEEGIYLAPSAYEAGFVSSAHTDADIEATIAAAARVLATL; this is encoded by the coding sequence ATGTCCCGTTCGCATGATCTATTTGTCGCCGCCCAGCAACATATCCCCGGTGGGGTGAATTCCCCGGTCCGCGCCTTCAAGGGCGTCGGCGGTGACCCGGTGTTCTTCAAACGTGCAAAAGGTGCCTACCTGTTTGATGAAGACGACAAGCAGTACATTGACTACGTCGCCTCGTGGGGCCCGGCGATCCTCGGTCACGCCCAGCCGGATGTGATCAAGGCAGTCCAACAGGCGGCAGAGAATGGCCTGAGCTTCGGCGCGCCGACCGCAATCGAGACCGAGATGGCCAACACGCTGTGCGAGATCGTGCCGTCGATGGACATGGTGCGCATGGTCAGCTCCGGCACCGAGGCGACCATGAGCGCGATCCGCCTCGCCCGTGGTTACACCGGCCGCGACAAGATCGTCAAGTTCGAGGGCTGTTACCACGGCCATGCCGACTCACTGCTGGTCAAGGCCGGTTCGGGCATGCTGACCCTCGGTGTGCCGACCTCGCCGGGCGTACCGGCCGGGCTCGCCAACCACACGATTACCCTCACCTACAATGACATCGAACAAGTCAAACAGGTATTTTCTGAGATCGGCGATCAGATCGCCTGCATCATCGTCGAACCGGTGGCCGGCAACATGAACTGTATCCCGCCCCTGCCCGGTTTCCTCGAGGGGCTGCGCGAGGTCTGTGATGCACACGATTCTGTACTCATCCTCGATGAGGTCATGACCGGTTTTCGTGTCTCGCTCGGTGGCGCCCAGGGCTACTACAACATCACGCCGGACCTGACCACGCTCGGCAAGGTCGTCGGCGGCGGCATGCCGGTCGGCGCCTTCGGTGGCAAGAAGGCGATCATGGAACACATCGCTCCGCTCGGTCCCGTCTATCAGGCCGGCACCCTGTCCGGCAACCCGATCGCCATGGCCGCCGGCCTGAAGACCCTGCAGCTGATCAGTGAACCCGGTTTCTACGACGCGCTCGCCGCCAAGGTGGATAAGCTGGTCAGCGGCATCATGGCTGCGGCGAAAAACGCCGGCGTGCCGATGACCGAAAACCACGTCGGCGGCATGTTCGGCCTGTTCTTCACCGATGCCGACAAGGTCAGTAACTTCGCACAGACCTCAGAGTGCGATGTCGAGCGCTTCCAGAAGTTCTTTCACGGCATGCTCGAAGAAGGTATCTATCTGGCACCGAGTGCCTACGAGGCCGGCTTCGTTTCCAGCGCACATACCGATGCGGATATTGAGGCGACGATCGCCGCCGCGGCCCGGGTATTGGCCACACTGTAA
- a CDS encoding SRPBCC family protein, which translates to MTMAAETATEVVKLSHSYVFPRERVFEAWTKAEVLGQWFGPHSHDCKVEEYDFREGGDYQIRMIPVREDHDCKGDPEADSVCAGSFVEIKPDERIVMTFGWIENAADIGETLLTIEFTATAAGTDIVLTHERLPNEELRRAHEGGWQGTLECLEEYLSK; encoded by the coding sequence ATGACCATGGCAGCAGAAACGGCAACGGAGGTTGTAAAACTCAGTCATTCCTACGTGTTTCCCCGTGAGCGCGTATTCGAGGCGTGGACGAAGGCCGAGGTACTCGGTCAGTGGTTCGGCCCTCACTCACACGACTGCAAGGTAGAGGAATATGATTTTCGCGAGGGGGGTGACTACCAGATCCGCATGATCCCCGTGCGTGAAGACCATGACTGCAAGGGTGACCCGGAGGCGGACTCCGTCTGTGCCGGGAGCTTTGTTGAGATCAAGCCGGATGAAAGGATTGTCATGACCTTCGGCTGGATCGAAAACGCTGCCGACATCGGCGAGACGCTGCTGACGATCGAGTTTACGGCAACGGCCGCCGGCACGGATATCGTCCTGACCCATGAGCGCCTGCCGAATGAGGAACTGCGCCGCGCACACGAGGGTGGCTGGCAGGGCACGCTCGAGTGCCTGGAAGAATACCTCTCGAAATAG
- a CDS encoding ArsR/SmtB family transcription factor, with protein MVKYKDNELDATFGALSDPTRRAILARLAEGEARVTELAAPFGMSLPAVSKHLRVLEKARLIQRKKEGRVHRFVVNPAPMQAAMSWVEHYQRFWEQQLEALGRYLETTSNKEGKK; from the coding sequence ATGGTTAAATATAAAGACAACGAGCTGGATGCCACCTTTGGCGCCCTCTCAGACCCGACTCGGCGTGCGATCCTGGCCCGTCTGGCAGAGGGCGAGGCACGGGTAACGGAACTGGCGGCGCCATTTGGCATGTCCCTGCCGGCGGTATCCAAGCACTTGCGGGTGTTGGAAAAGGCCAGGCTGATACAGCGGAAAAAAGAGGGTCGGGTACACCGTTTTGTCGTCAACCCGGCACCGATGCAGGCCGCGATGTCCTGGGTTGAACACTATCAGCGCTTCTGGGAGCAACAACTGGAGGCATTGGGGCGTTATCTGGAGACAACTTCGAACAAGGAGGGTAAAAAATGA
- a CDS encoding EAL domain-containing protein — MKKIFLALFLVFPISLVSGHTLQDKPGTSIRVGVWNNPPIVLQDEGGQWRGIAIDTLRSIAELQGWQLEFVPGSFADHLKGLDNHQIDILTAIAYSDKRAQKYSFSRNALISNWGLIYTRTNSNIGSLLELEGKRVAVMRNNIHAAAFRELVEKFGVKLELVERENFSDVMESVRAGEADVGVANRLFGAVNANAYHLVETGIVFNPINIHYAAPHTRHKAILDTIDVQLNQFKADTHSVYYAALQRWMNQSIKPHFPDWLLWLVLGLFSIVMLMAGLAILLRRQVSARTRELQAEVDERRKTQVHLDRLAYYDPLTGLPNRVSFSETLKVAIASACRRDYKLAVLFIDLDRFKTINDSLGHDAGDKLITHVAQRLKGCLRDEDTINRFGGDEFVAILPGIIDISNIDLVCKRMLRSMRAPFDIGVTDVYSSASIGVALYPDDDDTSDSLLQDADVAMYHAKEQGGNNYQFYNAEFTNRVRNRLSLETRLRHALERDELRLHYQPIFNIADQRPVGVEALMRWEDPERGLVPPDSFIPLAEETGLIVPLGEWVLEHACAQVREWDDQGLSPLRLAVNVSSRQFEHNKLLATVARALRNARLDPQRLELEITERMFLNISDKVAEVFDKLKSEGVELSIDDFGTGYSSLSYLKQLPIDTLKIDRSFIRNIPDDKSDAQIASTIITMAQGLGLDVVAEGIETEQQFNFLAALGCGRGQGYYMARPQPAEDLARWLRNDAPLAATAHNR, encoded by the coding sequence ATGAAGAAAATATTTCTGGCTTTATTTCTTGTTTTTCCTATAAGCCTTGTCTCAGGACATACGTTACAGGATAAGCCCGGGACAAGCATTCGCGTCGGGGTCTGGAACAATCCGCCTATCGTCTTGCAGGATGAGGGGGGGCAATGGCGCGGCATTGCCATTGATACGCTCAGGTCCATAGCCGAACTGCAAGGTTGGCAACTGGAATTCGTGCCGGGTTCGTTTGCAGATCATCTTAAGGGCCTCGACAATCACCAGATCGATATACTGACCGCGATTGCCTATTCGGACAAACGCGCCCAAAAGTATTCGTTTAGCCGTAATGCACTTATCAGTAACTGGGGGCTTATCTATACCCGCACCAATTCAAATATTGGTTCATTGCTTGAGCTGGAGGGCAAACGGGTTGCGGTAATGCGGAATAACATACACGCGGCAGCTTTCCGTGAACTGGTGGAAAAATTCGGCGTAAAGCTGGAATTGGTAGAGCGTGAGAACTTTAGCGATGTCATGGAAAGTGTGCGCGCAGGTGAGGCCGATGTGGGTGTGGCCAATCGTCTCTTTGGTGCAGTCAACGCCAATGCCTATCATCTGGTAGAAACCGGTATCGTATTTAATCCCATCAATATTCACTATGCCGCACCACATACCCGGCATAAAGCGATACTGGACACTATCGATGTGCAACTGAATCAATTCAAGGCTGATACGCATTCGGTCTACTATGCGGCCTTACAGCGCTGGATGAACCAGTCAATAAAACCTCATTTCCCTGATTGGTTACTATGGCTCGTACTGGGGCTGTTCAGTATCGTGATGCTGATGGCTGGCTTGGCGATATTGCTACGCCGACAGGTGTCGGCACGCACCCGTGAGCTACAGGCGGAGGTAGATGAGCGACGCAAAACCCAGGTACACCTCGATCGCCTGGCCTACTACGACCCGCTTACCGGCCTGCCAAACAGGGTCTCATTTTCGGAAACGCTTAAGGTTGCCATTGCCAGTGCCTGCCGTAGAGACTACAAGTTGGCAGTGTTGTTTATTGACCTGGACCGTTTTAAAACCATTAATGATAGTCTCGGCCACGATGCGGGCGATAAACTTATTACGCATGTTGCCCAGCGTCTTAAGGGTTGTTTGCGTGATGAAGACACCATTAATCGTTTTGGTGGCGATGAATTTGTCGCTATCCTGCCGGGCATTATTGATATATCCAATATCGACCTCGTTTGCAAACGTATGCTGAGGAGCATGCGCGCACCTTTCGATATAGGCGTGACGGATGTGTATTCATCAGCGAGTATCGGTGTGGCCTTGTACCCTGATGACGATGATACCAGTGACAGTCTGTTACAAGATGCGGATGTCGCCATGTATCATGCCAAGGAGCAGGGCGGTAACAATTATCAGTTCTATAATGCGGAATTTACTAATCGGGTTCGTAACCGATTGAGTCTGGAGACACGCCTGCGCCACGCGCTTGAACGCGATGAATTACGCCTGCATTATCAGCCGATATTTAATATTGCCGATCAACGCCCAGTGGGTGTGGAGGCATTAATGCGTTGGGAAGACCCCGAGCGTGGACTGGTGCCCCCGGACAGTTTTATCCCGCTCGCAGAAGAGACCGGCCTTATTGTGCCACTGGGAGAATGGGTGCTGGAACATGCCTGCGCCCAGGTACGTGAATGGGATGACCAGGGTCTTAGCCCGTTGCGTTTGGCGGTGAATGTTTCCTCCAGGCAGTTCGAGCACAACAAACTCCTTGCCACGGTGGCGCGGGCATTACGCAATGCCAGACTTGACCCACAGCGGCTGGAACTGGAAATTACTGAACGCATGTTCCTGAATATTTCAGATAAAGTGGCCGAGGTCTTTGACAAGCTTAAGAGTGAAGGGGTGGAACTGTCGATTGATGATTTTGGTACGGGCTATTCCAGTCTCAGTTACCTCAAACAGCTGCCTATCGATACACTAAAGATCGATCGTTCATTCATTAGGAATATACCCGACGATAAATCGGATGCACAGATCGCATCGACCATTATCACCATGGCGCAAGGATTGGGCCTCGATGTTGTTGCGGAGGGCATTGAAACCGAACAGCAATTCAATTTCCTGGCGGCGCTGGGTTGTGGCCGGGGCCAGGGATATTACATGGCCAGGCCCCAGCCAGCAGAAGACCTTGCCCGCTGGTTGCGAAACGATGCGCCCTTAGCGGCGACAGCGCATAATCGTTAA
- a CDS encoding DUF3330 domain-containing protein: MADRKEQSAEENVPCEVCLKVIPVSEAVNEEADDYVRHFCGLDCYTKWRLQNTTDENK, encoded by the coding sequence ATGGCCGATAGAAAAGAACAGAGCGCAGAAGAAAACGTCCCGTGCGAGGTATGTCTCAAGGTGATCCCCGTCTCTGAAGCAGTAAATGAGGAGGCAGACGATTACGTCCGTCATTTTTGTGGTCTGGACTGTTATACAAAATGGCGGTTACAGAACACCACCGATGAAAACAAATAA